In Neofelis nebulosa isolate mNeoNeb1 chromosome 7, mNeoNeb1.pri, whole genome shotgun sequence, the following proteins share a genomic window:
- the LOC131517941 gene encoding olfactory receptor 4K15-like codes for MDQGNYSRVAEFVLLGLCSSWKLQYFFFVLFNFLYIAIVLGNLLIVLTVISEPALHTPMYIMLGNLSVLDVFLATYATPKMIHDFLYEPKTISFEGCMAQIFLLHVFAGGEMVLLVAMAYDRYVAICKPLHYTTIMNLYKCTGLVVGSWVIGIMHSLSQLAFTINLPFCGPNIVDSYYCDLTLVIKLACTDTYVPELLMLLDSGLMGVTSFLLLLISYTVILITVQHHSSVGRAKAHSILTAHITVVTLFFGPCIFIYAWPFSNFPVDKVLSVFSTVFTPILNPIIYTLRNKEMKSAMHKLKTRYINSQSSSYLITVVQYLIQLLTLSIWPLENWLPLYIFGGAF; via the exons ATGGATCAAGGAAATTATTCTAGGGTGGCTGAGTTTGTGTTGCTGGGACTCTGTAGTTCATGGAAGCTCCagtatttcttctttgtgttGTTTAACTTCTTGTACATTGCCATTGTACTTGGCAACCTCCTCATTGTCCTCACTGTGATTTCTGAACCTGCCCTGCACACACCCATGTACATCATGCTTGGTAACCTTTCTGTTCTTGATGTATTTCTAGCCACTTATGCAACTCCCAAGATGATTCATGACTTCCTTTATGAACCTAAGACTATCTCCTTTGAGGGCTGCATGGCCCAGATATTCTTGCTCCATGTCTTTGCTGGTGGTGAGATGGTGCTTCTTGTAGCCATGGCTTATGACAGGTATGTAGCCATATGCAAACCTCTCCATTATACAACCATCATGAACTTGTACAAGTGTACAGGCCTGGTGGTAGGCTCTTGGGTCATTGGGATCATGCACTCCCTGAGCCAGTTAGCTTTCACTATAAACTTGCCTTTCTGTGGCCCAAACATAGTGGACAGTTATTACTGTGACCTTACCTTGGTCATTAAACTTGCTTGCACAGATACTTATGTCCCTGAACTGTTGATGCTTTTGGACAGTGGTCTCATGGGGGTGACTTCATTCTTACTCTTGCTGATCTCTTACACAGTCATCCTAATCACTGTACAACATCATTCCTCAGTGGGCAGGGCCAAGGCCCACAGTATTCTGACTGCCCACATCACTGTAGTGACCCTCTTTTTCGGGCCCTGTATCTTCATCTATGCCTGGCCTTTCAGCAACTTCCCAGTGGATAAAGTCCTTTCTGTGTTCTCTACGGTCTTCACACCTATATTGAACCCCATTATCTACACACTGAGAAACAAAGAGATGAAATCAGCAATGCACAAGCTGAAGACCCGGTAT ATCAATTCCCAATCCTCATCCTACTTGATCACAGTTGTACAATATTTGATACAGCTGCTCACACTCTCCATTTGGCCTTTAGAAAACTGgcttcctttatatatttttggaggTGCTTTCTGA